In the Opitutaceae bacterium genome, one interval contains:
- a CDS encoding alpha/beta fold hydrolase yields the protein MPYPDPIPWPNDEDELVIGRRFDRVVTLMADRPALCQDGRTWSYRELAEASDRVSGHLQGIQPEGRVMVYLGNSFQHLAVVFGAWKAGWVTIPVDPRYPSERNRLILEDADPHLVITAPHLEAAARELFDRPIDARPIEAYAKTSHGTQRPTVAPDDPSVILYTSGSTGSPKGVLHTHRSIAHMARRRTRILETRPSDAFTLFYSASVMGGLSAVTYALLSGASLHPRNFKAEGFNGLADWLREHRITICHSVTSLFREIINQVAPGQEFPDLRIVVLGGEQAYRRDIEGGRRVFGASKRFLCGLGSTEINSVRVFPIDADTELPTGRIPFGRAVEGVEVILLDPEKRILTPGETGEICIRSRYLSCGYWKKPEMTAERFIPDPEGGGSLLYRTGDLGRLDADGCLHGAGRNDDLVKVRGFRVEPGEVNARLLAQPGIREACTVALTRSSGEVFLAAYYVTDPDQPISGPGLRTRLLAELPDYMVPERLVELEALPRTVNGKIDSKALRTAAPQAEEEAQPAKTRTERNLAELWSEVLDRDSVPVDVGFFDLGGTSLTAIRLLASVERFFQRQIALSILFEHPTIQSLARYLDRSSDRTIRSGLIAVRPDGIGDPLFLVGGMTGEIFFCRQLIRHLKCARPLFALEPDTLSGRRTEHTRIEEVARYYAEIIGRHQPGGPVTLAGYSFGGTVVYELARQLTAAGREVVQTILFDSAPPRLHPSVTPWNSGPSDAPPGPVESRPGPQRPSPLRFFTLKWWMRGRAEWRRWSWRMKYVRLYELMLRLRLSPPVSWRRCYAYWSTHYMGRRYRAKSYPGPIILFRSEARRDQGDQGWRELCGDSLRLIKVPGDHGSIFREPDVRIVARELDKVLDGRWQMADGRWQMVDGRW from the coding sequence ATGCCCTACCCGGATCCAATCCCCTGGCCCAACGATGAAGATGAACTCGTGATCGGCCGGCGTTTCGATCGGGTGGTCACGCTCATGGCCGATCGCCCCGCCCTCTGCCAGGATGGCCGGACCTGGTCCTACCGCGAATTGGCCGAGGCCTCGGACCGGGTGTCCGGACACCTGCAGGGAATCCAACCCGAAGGCCGGGTCATGGTCTACCTCGGCAATTCCTTTCAACATCTTGCAGTGGTCTTTGGCGCGTGGAAGGCCGGCTGGGTGACGATCCCGGTGGATCCACGCTACCCATCCGAACGCAACCGGCTGATCCTCGAGGATGCCGATCCTCACCTCGTCATCACCGCCCCCCACCTTGAGGCGGCCGCGCGCGAGCTCTTCGATCGACCGATCGACGCCCGCCCGATAGAGGCGTATGCGAAGACCTCCCACGGGACGCAACGGCCCACCGTCGCCCCGGACGACCCGTCGGTCATCCTCTACACTTCCGGTTCGACCGGATCGCCGAAGGGCGTCCTGCACACCCATCGCTCCATCGCCCACATGGCGAGGAGACGTACCCGGATACTCGAGACCAGGCCTTCGGACGCCTTCACCCTCTTTTACTCGGCCAGCGTCATGGGCGGGCTTTCCGCGGTGACCTATGCCCTCCTCAGCGGGGCCAGCCTCCACCCGAGAAACTTCAAGGCTGAGGGCTTCAACGGCTTGGCGGACTGGTTGCGCGAACACCGCATCACCATCTGCCACAGCGTGACCTCCCTCTTCAGGGAAATCATCAACCAGGTCGCACCCGGCCAGGAATTCCCCGACCTGCGCATTGTCGTCCTGGGCGGCGAACAGGCCTATCGACGTGATATTGAGGGCGGGCGACGGGTCTTCGGAGCTTCCAAGCGCTTTCTCTGTGGACTCGGATCAACCGAAATCAATTCGGTGCGGGTCTTTCCGATCGATGCGGACACCGAGCTGCCGACCGGCCGGATCCCCTTCGGCAGGGCGGTGGAGGGGGTCGAGGTGATTCTGCTGGATCCGGAGAAGCGGATCTTGACGCCTGGAGAGACAGGGGAGATCTGCATCCGCAGTCGCTACCTTTCCTGTGGATACTGGAAAAAGCCGGAAATGACCGCCGAGAGATTCATCCCGGATCCGGAGGGTGGCGGGTCTTTGCTCTACCGGACCGGCGATCTCGGACGTCTCGATGCCGACGGCTGCCTCCACGGGGCGGGTCGAAACGACGATCTGGTCAAGGTCCGGGGCTTCCGGGTTGAGCCGGGGGAAGTCAACGCCCGCCTCCTCGCCCAACCCGGGATCCGCGAGGCCTGCACCGTTGCCCTGACCCGCAGCTCCGGGGAGGTCTTCCTCGCCGCCTACTACGTGACCGACCCGGATCAACCCATTTCCGGTCCCGGACTTCGGACCCGGCTCCTGGCGGAACTCCCCGACTATATGGTTCCCGAGAGGCTGGTCGAACTGGAGGCCCTCCCGCGCACCGTCAACGGCAAGATCGACTCGAAGGCACTGAGAACGGCGGCCCCACAGGCTGAGGAGGAGGCTCAACCTGCGAAAACCCGGACCGAGAGAAACCTGGCCGAACTCTGGTCTGAGGTGCTTGATCGGGACTCGGTGCCCGTGGACGTCGGCTTCTTCGATCTCGGAGGCACCTCGCTGACCGCGATCCGCCTGTTGGCCTCAGTGGAGCGGTTCTTTCAACGGCAGATCGCCCTGTCCATTCTCTTCGAACACCCGACCATCCAGAGCCTGGCCCGATACCTCGACCGAAGTTCCGACCGGACTATTCGATCCGGCCTGATTGCCGTCCGGCCCGATGGAATCGGAGACCCGCTCTTTCTGGTCGGCGGCATGACCGGAGAGATCTTCTTCTGCCGGCAGCTCATCCGCCACCTCAAGTGCGCCCGCCCCCTCTTCGCCCTCGAACCCGACACCCTGTCCGGCCGGCGAACCGAACATACCCGAATCGAGGAAGTGGCCCGGTACTACGCCGAAATCATCGGCCGCCACCAACCCGGGGGGCCCGTGACCCTGGCCGGCTATTCCTTTGGCGGAACCGTTGTCTATGAACTGGCGCGCCAGTTGACGGCCGCCGGCCGTGAGGTGGTCCAGACCATCCTCTTTGACTCCGCCCCTCCCCGTCTGCACCCGTCGGTCACCCCGTGGAATTCGGGGCCATCAGACGCCCCACCCGGACCCGTTGAAAGCCGGCCCGGACCCCAACGCCCCTCCCCCCTCCGGTTTTTCACGTTGAAGTGGTGGATGCGCGGTCGGGCAGAATGGCGCCGTTGGTCATGGCGGATGAAATACGTCCGCCTTTACGAACTGATGCTCCGCCTCCGTCTTTCCCCACCGGTCTCATGGCGGCGCTGTTATGCGTATTGGTCCACGCATTACATGGGCCGGCGCTACCGGGCAAAATCCTACCCCGGACCAATCATTCTGTTCCGATCCGAAGCACGCCGGGACCAGGGCGACCAGGGCTGGCGCGAACTCTGCGGTGACTCCCTCCGATTGATCAAGGTTCCGGGGGATCACGGTTCCATCTTCCGGGAACCCGACGTCCGGATTGTGGCCCGCGAACTGGACAAGGTGTTGGATGGGAGATGGCAGATGGCAGATGGCAGATGGCAGATGGTAGATGGTAGATGGTAG
- a CDS encoding four helix bundle protein: MCERTMQFALRVMRLVDELPGTPAGRNVGGQLVRSSSSVASNYRAAQRARSHADFSNKIGIVLEEADESGFWLELIERGSLLPAERLKSLQLEADELTAIFVSMKKTARSDRR, translated from the coding sequence ATGTGTGAACGAACCATGCAGTTCGCATTGCGGGTGATGCGACTGGTTGACGAACTACCCGGCACGCCTGCTGGACGGAATGTCGGTGGACAATTGGTCCGTAGCTCTTCGTCGGTCGCCTCGAATTACCGCGCAGCGCAACGCGCACGATCGCACGCGGACTTTTCCAACAAGATCGGGATCGTGCTGGAGGAAGCAGACGAATCCGGGTTCTGGCTGGAGTTGATCGAGCGGGGGAGTCTGCTCCCGGCAGAACGTCTGAAGTCCCTTCAGCTTGAAGCAGACGAACTCACGGCCATATTCGTTTCCATGAAGAAGACGGCGCGCAGCGATCGTCGGTAA